Sequence from the Flavobacteriales bacterium genome:
GCATCTGCATTGGGCATTTTCGATGATGCGATTCGGAGAATACTTGAACGGTGCTCGAGAGATCAACAAGGCTTTCCATCTGCTGGAAAAGAACATGGAGAAATACCCTGATTTCCTTCCCACATATAAAGGAATGGGGCTGCTGCACACGCTTATCGGTACTGTTCCCGACAATTACCGTTGGGCTACCAAACTTATGGGCGTGGACGGAACCATTTCGCAAGGCGTGGGCGAAATGGAAATGGTCATCAACAAAACAGAAGGAAAAGAAACTTACCATAACCTGCGCAAGGAAACCTTCTTTCTGTTGAGCTTCCTGTACATCAATCTATTGAATGATGCGGATGGACTGAACAGCATTGCCGAAAAAGTGAAATTGGAAACGGGACCGTTGATGGATTTCGCTAATGCAAGTCTGCTTAGAAAAGCGGCCAAAACGGATGATGCCATAAAAATCTTGGAAGCCGCAATCGAAGGCCGTAAAGCTTTTCCATACTTGAATTTCCTTCTTGGCGAAATGAAACTCTCGCGTATGGACAAAGACGCAAGCATCAATTTTCGTGAATACATCAAGTCCTTCAAAGGCAACAGTTACCTGAAATCTGCGCATCAGAAAATGGCGTGGCAGGCACTTATTCTCACGGGAGATGAGAATATGTACAGAAAGATCATCTCAAGTGTTGATGGAATCGGAAACACCATGCTGGATGAAGACAAGTCTGCTCAGAAGGAATTTGAATCGGGCATTATTCCGAACAAGACATTGCTCAAAGCGCGTTTGCAGTTCGATGGCGGCTACTATCGCGAAGCATTGAACACGTTGATCAACTCACCGAAGGGAAGCATCCAAACGAGTGATGAGCAATTGGAATTCACCTACCGTTTGGGGCGCATCCACCACGAATTGGGCAACCTGAGTGAGGCCATCAACTACTACAAACTCACGATAGAAAGTGGCGCAGAGAGCAAACGCTACTTTGCCGCCAATTCATCTTTGATGCTCGGTTACATCTACGAACAACAAGGCAAGAAAGATATGGCTCTAAAAGCCTTTGAAACGTGTTCAGATTTCGATAATTCGGAATATCGGAACAGCATCAACCAAAAGGCCAAAGCAGGAATTCTGAGACTTCAGAATTAGAAACGGAATCCAACCGTTGTGGTGATGTTGTGGCTCGTTGTAACCACCTTCGCAAGAGGCGTGTAATCGGTATTGTACACCTCGTAGCTATTCACGTATCGGTTAAGACTGTAGGTCAGATCAACGAAGAACCTTTTAAGTCTGAAGCCTGCACCCAACGAATAGCGCGTGTTGTCGAAGTTGAATCCCAATTTGTAAGGATTACCGAAAATGGCGAAACCTCCGCGAACGCTGAAGGATTTGATGCGCCATTCGGTACCAAAACGAATGTTACCAGCCCAATTGAGTTGACTTCTGACACTCGCATTTTCTGCATTGAAACCATAGCTGCTTGAACGGAATTTCGCCAGTGAGTAGTTCACATATTCATAATCTGCGGAGATGATACCGATCTTACCCACCACGAAACCCAAACTTCCAATAGCACGGAAAGGCGTTTGAAGACGATAATTGAACGCACCATCCAAAGTGGATTGGGTATAAGTGGTGTTCAACAGATTCGCCACCATCGTAGATTTGAACTTCTCTCCGATGCTGTACCACGTTGGCGAATGGATGGAAGCTCCCAGACGCAGCCACTTCACTGGACGATAGATCATACCGAATTTCAAATTCAATCCTGTACCCGTAGCTTGCAGATAATCCGTCTTTGTGAATGAGTTGAAGCTGGTTATCGAATCACTTCCACCACTTTCCGTATAAGCTCTTTGC
This genomic interval carries:
- a CDS encoding tetratricopeptide repeat protein; protein product: MFRTIIALLLSLGLSLKAQSQHFTVNDDFQEAYSLLLDLKFVEASERIQKLKTSDPNNFSARYLEDLSDFLFIVVTEDQQQFELRKELRSERLKAFDRLPDNSPYKLLAEGELHLHWAFSMMRFGEYLNGAREINKAFHLLEKNMEKYPDFLPTYKGMGLLHTLIGTVPDNYRWATKLMGVDGTISQGVGEMEMVINKTEGKETYHNLRKETFFLLSFLYINLLNDADGLNSIAEKVKLETGPLMDFANASLLRKAAKTDDAIKILEAAIEGRKAFPYLNFLLGEMKLSRMDKDASINFREYIKSFKGNSYLKSAHQKMAWQALILTGDENMYRKIISSVDGIGNTMLDEDKSAQKEFESGIIPNKTLLKARLQFDGGYYREALNTLINSPKGSIQTSDEQLEFTYRLGRIHHELGNLSEAINYYKLTIESGAESKRYFAANSSLMLGYIYEQQGKKDMALKAFETCSDFDNSEYRNSINQKAKAGILRLQN